The Lacticaseibacillus rhamnosus DNA window TCTGAGTCATGATCTGGAAGATAACGATGACTGTCATGCATAATAGGCTGGTCCACCCAATTCCCGCAAAATTCCAAAGTAACAATATGCCGATGAAGATTCCTATCATTTGCATGGAGTCAACTGATAGTCCATCTGGAGCGGGGATAAAACGAAAGAGAAATATAAAGGCAAACGAAATCACGTTCATAATCTTTTTCGAATTGATTTTGCCAAGAAATTCAGTAATACTAAAAGCTTTTGCCGTAGTTTGCATATCAGTTCACCTCACTAAAATTTGAAACCAGATTTGTTTGATTTAAGACTTGCTGTAATTTGGAAGGAGAGAAATCATAGATATTCTTGTGAGCGTTAATTGCATAGGCAAAGATGGCACCAACTGATTCGCCAACATTCATAACTATTGGCATAACTCTCGTAGCTGCAAAAGTTTCATCATCGGTTGATATTGCTTTGCCTATTACAGCAAGATTGAGATCTTCCTGTGGGAGACAAGCACTAAAAGGAATTTGATACATACTGTTAATTTTCATAAAATGAACTTTTTTTGTAATCGGATCATGAACATCGACTGGATAGCAGCCAACAGCAACACAGTCTTCAAATTGGCGTGCCTGCTGAATATCAGATAAGCTCAACGTTGTTCGTCCTTTGAGTTTAATGCTTGCCCTAACGCCTAGAATTGGTGCGATATTTGAGATATAAGAATTTTCACAACCTGGGATATTTTCTTTAATGAATACAATGATTGAACTTATTTGTTTTCTGCTTTCTTGCAATCCTCTTGAAAGTTGCAAGGCATCACGATAGTCGACGCTTGTTCTGGTAACATTCACGCTTACATCGTTGGTTCCCGGTATTGGAGCAAATGCAAGTATTCTCCCTTTAATAATGTCCTTGGCAAAGGCATCATTAATTATTTCTGACAGATGACCGCTGTCAATAAATTCCTGGAGAGTAGTAAGATCTACATTAGAAAGTCTGAACAATTGTGTCGATACGGGAATTTTATTTGAAGCTAATGGTTGAGTTTGACACCCTAAACTAACTGCAACTGCAGAATTACTGGTTCCATCAATGATGTACTTCGTTGAAAGCTGAACTGATTTACCAAAACTTTCAGCTTCTATTTCAAATCCATTTGTCAATTTCTGTGCAGACCTGAAGGAAGTATTGTAGTATATGCGAACGTTGTTTTCAGTCAATAGATCCTCCAGTATCAGTTTCAAAACTTCGGGATTATACCGGAGTCGATCTACTCGTATACTTTTGTCGGAAGACATTGGTAATTGGTAATAATATTTACCTGAATTCCATTCAACGAGACGATCAAATATCTTTTTTTCAAAACCTTTATAGATCAATCTTTTTTTAAATGTGACTGCGTTGAATTCCGCTAACCCTGATAAAGTTGCATTTCCCCCACAGGTGGATTGTTGTTCAATAATGGTTACCTTTATACCCCTTGAAGCGGCTGCTAATGCAGCCATTACGCCTGCGGTTCCACCACCAACGACTATTAAGTCTGAATTCATCAAAATGTCCTCCTTGAGCATATCCTTTTTTTCTGTTGTACAACAGGCTGTTGGTGTTAGAATAAAATAGCGCTTTCATTCGTGCAATCGATTTAATTCACTACTTCTTTCGGTAAAACCGATTTATCAGAGCAGAGAGGACAGTCATGAATCTTAATCAACTGAATTACTTTTTGGTGTTGGCTAGAGTTGGTTCATACAGTGAAGCGGCATTTCAATTGGATATTGCCCAATCAACATTAAGCCAGTCAATGCTGAATCTTGAACGAGAATTTGGAACACCATTGTTTTATGCTGAGAAACGAGTTACTTATTTGACCGGGGCAGGGGCTGTTTTTCAAGAAGAGGCAAAGAAAATACTTCAAGATGTTGCTCAAAGCAAGGAAAAGGTAGCTCAATATCTAAATGGAAATATCGGAAATGTCACGATTGGAGTTTCCGGATCTTTTGGAGTGAATATTGTTCCTAAGGCCATTAGACGTTACCGACAATTTCATCCAGAAAACCTTGTAAATTTTAGTATCATTCAAGGAAATACCGAACAGATATTACAAGGTATCAGGGATCACGATGTTGACTTTGGAATCTGTTCCTACTCAAGGCATAATGAGGATATCGAATTTTCATTAATTGAACGGGAACCCTATGTTGTCATAACCAGCAGATGGCATGAACTTGCTGAACGTGAACAGATTTTAATCTCAGAAATCCTTAAGTATCCGCTTATTACTTTTAGCACTCAGAGCGCTGTTTACTATGACATTGCACGTATGCTGAATGTTGATATGACAAAGTTAGACATTGTTATGCAGGTTGACGACTCATCCATGATGGTGTCGCTTGTAGAGTCTGGTATTGGGATTGCAGTCATACCACGTATCTATGTGTTAGATAACTTTGATGTCAAAGTTTTGAATTTAGAAGATCAACGATACCGGGATATATTTTGTGCGTATCTGAAATATCAAATTCTTTCTCCGGTTGCGAAAGAATTTCGGTCATTAATACAGCTATCAAGTATCAGAAATAGCAAAGGATGAACCGAATTAAGCGTCTCCAAATTTGACGGTATTGAATTTCAATCAATCTTAATTTTTTCCGGCAAGAAATTTGAGGTCCTTGGTATGCGGAAAGATTTATAAACTAAGCAGTTTAAGTTTGAACACAGCCTTTACACCCGAACATTTCTCAGCTAAACTCTGATTACATTCAGTTTCCACAGAACCCACAAACAAGTACCAAAACTGAACGAAACACAGCAGCATCTGCCAACGAACAATTGGTCATAGGATGCTGCTGAGAATATAGGAGGCGAGTAGATGGCAAAGTTAGTGTTGCAGACAGATTTCGGATTGGTGGATGGTGCCGTTGCGGCGATGTATGGGGTGGCTTATGGTGTTGATGATAAGCTGTCGATTCATGATTTGACGCACGAGATTCCACCGTATGACATTTTTGCGGCGTCTTATCGGTTGTATCAGACGACGAAGTATTGGCCGGCGGGGACGGTTTTTGTTTCGGTGGTTGATCCGGGTGTTGGCAGTGATCGACGGAGTATTATTGCGGAGACGGCGGACCATCATTTTGTGATTACACCGGATAATGGGACGTTGACGCATTTGGCGAAGTTTGTTGGTTTGAAGCGGGTGAGTGTGATTGATGAGGCGGCGCATGCGTTGCCTGGTAGTCAGGAGAGTCACACGTTTCATGGCCGGGATATTTATGCGTACAATGGCGCAAAGTTGGCGAGTGGCCAGATTACGTTTGAGGATCTAGGGACACCGCTTGCTGCTGATCAGATTGTAATGTTGCCGTTGGGCGAAGTGACGCAGCAGGAAGGCCAAATTGCCGGGACAATCGATATTTTGGATATTCGGTTTGGTTCGTTGTGGACGAATATTCCGCTGGATGCGTTTAAGAAGCTTGGCGTGGCACCGGGCGAGTTGGTGCAGGTGTCGATTTATTATCATGATCAGATGCGGTATCAAAACCAGATGCCGTTTACGCGGACGTTTGCGGCGGTACGGGTTGGCGAGCCGCTGGTGTATGTGAATTCATTGCTGAACCTTGGCGTGGCGATTAATCAGGATTCATTTTCGAAGTTGTATCATATTGGTACTGGCGTTGATTGGCATATCACTGTTAAGCGGCTTTAGGTATAATGAATTCATTATGAAAATGTTGCGTCAGCTAATCATTCGTTGACGTTGTGGCACGAATGATACGAGGAGGATTTTTATGCGAGATCACAAAGTTTTGAGTGTCCGAACGGTTGTTGCAATCGGGATTGGTACTGCAATTTTATTTATTTTAAAGCGCTTTGCCGTTATTCCAACTGGGATTGCTAACACGAATATTGATATTTCTTATGGTTTCTTGGGCTTTATTGCAACGCTGTTTGGACCGATCGCCGGCTTCTTTATCGGTTTTCTCGGCCATGCACTGAATGACTTTACTCAATACGGTCAGCCTTGGTGGACATGGGTTTTCACTACCGGTTTGGTTGGCTTTGTGATTGGGCTATTTTGGCGGCGGTTTAACGTTGAAGCCGGCAATTTTGGTGCGAAAAAAATTGTGGCGTTTAACGTTTTGCAGGTGATTACGAATGTGGTTAGCTGGAGTCTGATTGCACCGACGCTGGATATTATCATCTATAGCGAACCGGCTAATAAGGTTTATGTTCAGGGGATTGTTTCGGCAATTT harbors:
- a CDS encoding FAD-dependent oxidoreductase; protein product: MNSDLIVVGGGTAGVMAALAAASRGIKVTIIEQQSTCGGNATLSGLAEFNAVTFKKRLIYKGFEKKIFDRLVEWNSGKYYYQLPMSSDKSIRVDRLRYNPEVLKLILEDLLTENNVRIYYNTSFRSAQKLTNGFEIEAESFGKSVQLSTKYIIDGTSNSAVAVSLGCQTQPLASNKIPVSTQLFRLSNVDLTTLQEFIDSGHLSEIINDAFAKDIIKGRILAFAPIPGTNDVSVNVTRTSVDYRDALQLSRGLQESRKQISSIIVFIKENIPGCENSYISNIAPILGVRASIKLKGRTTLSLSDIQQARQFEDCVAVGCYPVDVHDPITKKVHFMKINSMYQIPFSACLPQEDLNLAVIGKAISTDDETFAATRVMPIVMNVGESVGAIFAYAINAHKNIYDFSPSKLQQVLNQTNLVSNFSEVN
- a CDS encoding ECF-type riboflavin transporter substrate-binding protein, with the protein product MRDHKVLSVRTVVAIGIGTAILFILKRFAVIPTGIANTNIDISYGFLGFIATLFGPIAGFFIGFLGHALNDFTQYGQPWWTWVFTTGLVGFVIGLFWRRFNVEAGNFGAKKIVAFNVLQVITNVVSWSLIAPTLDIIIYSEPANKVYVQGIVSAISNSIATGVIGTILLVAYAATRTRSGSLKKES
- a CDS encoding LysR family transcriptional regulator; the encoded protein is MNLNQLNYFLVLARVGSYSEAAFQLDIAQSTLSQSMLNLEREFGTPLFYAEKRVTYLTGAGAVFQEEAKKILQDVAQSKEKVAQYLNGNIGNVTIGVSGSFGVNIVPKAIRRYRQFHPENLVNFSIIQGNTEQILQGIRDHDVDFGICSYSRHNEDIEFSLIEREPYVVITSRWHELAEREQILISEILKYPLITFSTQSAVYYDIARMLNVDMTKLDIVMQVDDSSMMVSLVESGIGIAVIPRIYVLDNFDVKVLNLEDQRYRDIFCAYLKYQILSPVAKEFRSLIQLSSIRNSKG
- a CDS encoding SAM hydrolase/SAM-dependent halogenase family protein — protein: MAKLVLQTDFGLVDGAVAAMYGVAYGVDDKLSIHDLTHEIPPYDIFAASYRLYQTTKYWPAGTVFVSVVDPGVGSDRRSIIAETADHHFVITPDNGTLTHLAKFVGLKRVSVIDEAAHALPGSQESHTFHGRDIYAYNGAKLASGQITFEDLGTPLAADQIVMLPLGEVTQQEGQIAGTIDILDIRFGSLWTNIPLDAFKKLGVAPGELVQVSIYYHDQMRYQNQMPFTRTFAAVRVGEPLVYVNSLLNLGVAINQDSFSKLYHIGTGVDWHITVKRL